The nucleotide sequence CTTCTCCCAAAACTACGGAATAACCCGCTTTTTTTAAGAAGCCCCAACTCCAGTCAAATCGCAATTCACTTGGTTTGCCGGGGGCGGATTCCCAGGTAGCAACCTCGCGCGGGTAAACATGGGGTGAGAAAATCAGATGCGCATGGCTGGCATTTTCATCGCCCATTAACCAGGTTATCGCTGTCTCATTTAAACCCGTTGCCTTCAACTGTTGAATAAATCCTGCTCTGTCAAAACGAGCGTTCCCTTGCCGGGCTGGATTCTTTGCCAATAGCGTTTTGAAATCTTCGCCCCAATTGCCCTTGAACTCCAGGCGCTTGGTATGAGCGATGCAATTCGCTGGATCATTGATAATTGCATAAGCTTCATCAGGGATAAGTTCCTCATTTTTCACACAGATAACGGGTTGATCAGGATCGCCTGAACCGGGCCCAGGGCCTTCAACAAACAAGAGTAAATCAGGATTATTTTGCTGAATGATTTTAGCTGCGGTAGCGATAACTTTTATCCAGGCAGGCTGACTATTATTATTGCGATACCAATGGAGGGCATAGGGTTCATTAAAAATATCGATACCAATGACATTGCTGAGGTCACGGGCTTTAATCTCCGCCAGTATTGATTTTAAATCGGCTTCATATTGATTCAGGTTATACACGGTACCGTCCCGATAGTTATCGCCATAACCATAGCCATGATGAATATCAATGAGGACTTTGACATTATTTTTTTTAAATTCGGCAAGGCTTATCCAAAAGGCCTCTTTGGGTGACACGGCGGCAGCACAGTTTGGGCCTGTACTTGCCCAGGTTTTACAAAAAACACCATTCCCTTTGGTGGGCTGGGCTTTGTTGCTAATGGATTTATTTAAATCGACAGACGACGCCGTATCGTAGAGTACACCTGGTTGAATGGGGACACGAACAGTTTTGAAATTAACGCCTGTGGAATGATCAACCCCACTATCAATAAAATCCCACGGATGTACCAGAGCATCCAGCATCCCATAGGTTTTATTATAAGAGGTTGGGATATCACCGACTGCATAAAAGGGATGGGAGGCTAATCCCTGGAAAATTTTAGAATCTTGAAACCCTGACCAGGAGATCCCATCAATGCTAACCGGCTTGTTATTGTTATCGTAAATCACCGCGTTCTGGGTGTAAAAAGCGTAGCACTGAACCGAAACTAAGAGAGTGAATAAACTGCCTATCAGTTTTTTGACTACCATTCTTTTTCCTCAACGTTAACGGATAGGATTTAATCGGTCGATTGGGCTAATAACGCGCTGATAAGCAATTCATTGTGCCGAGAAGAACCTCTATCAATTGGACTTGTTTTATACATCAAAGGGCAAAATATAACATAAATTTGCCCCTTTAAGTGCATTTTTAGAGCAAATTAGCTTAAAGGAGAGGGCGTTCTAGGTGGGTTCAGACTTCGTTCTGTCGGGTATAGAGACTGCGTTTTCTTTTTAAAAGTCGTCTTTATTCATTTCTAGAACCTGCCATGGCTAATCTCGCAACCCTACCCCTTTCTTCAACAAGACCATATTGAGGGCACTTAAAAGGATTACCATGAAACCAATGATCAGGATTGCAAACCAAATATTGACTTCCTGCTGACCAATCATGGCATAACGTAAGGCGTTGACGATGTATAAGATCGGGTTCAGATGCGAGAGCTTTTCCCAAAAAGGCGGAAGCATACTGGTCGCGTAAAAAACACCCCCTAAATAAATCAATGGTGTCAGAACGAAAGTAGGGATGAGCATCACATCATCGAAATTGCGGGCGACCATCGCATTGGTAAATCCAGCCAGAGAGAACAGGGCCGATGCTAGAAGAACAATAAAAAGTGTCAGCGGTAAACTGTGGAAATCCAGATGGACAAAAAAACAGGACACAAGAAAAACCAGGAGCGCAACGATTAACCCTCGTAATACACCACCCAGTATATAGCCCAACAGGATAATACCATTGTGCATGGGGCTGACTAACATTTCTTCAATACTTTTTTGAAAGCGCACATTAAAGAGCGAGGTCGAAACGTTACTATACGCATTGGTAATGACCGACATCATAATCAAACCGGGTGCAATAAACTCAGAATAACTAGCCCCTTGAATGGGACCAATGCGTTGCCCCATTAAACTGCCGAAAATCATAAAATATAACGCGGTAGTGATGACCGGGGGTAAAAATACCTGCGAGGCGATACGGAACATCCTGACCAGTTCCCGCCTTACCAGCGTATAAAGAGCAATCGTTTGTTGTTTAATGGCCATGTTTAATAAGATCCAGAAAAAGCTCTTCCAAGCGGTTGGTTTTATTACGCATACTATGAATGCGAAGACCGTGCTGCGTTAATACCGAAAAAACCTCATTCAGTGACCAATTATTATCGACGCGTAATTCAAAGGTATAGTTATCAACCAGGTTTGTCACGAAAGGTTCTATCACCGGCAACTCCTCGATGGGGCTTTCTGTATTGAATACAAAGGTTTGATGCCTTAACGTTTTTAAGAGAGCATTCATCGAGGTGTTTTCAACAATGCTGCCCTGGTCAATAATGGCGATATGTTTACAAAGCTGCTCGGCCTCTTCGAGATAATGGGTCGTGAGAATAATCGTTGTTCCCTGTTTATTCGTTTGAGTTAAAAATTCCCACATACTCCGACGAATTTCTATATCCACGCCTGCAGTAGGCTCATCAAGGATTAAAACCTTGGGTTGATGAATCAAGGCTCGGGCAATCATGAGCCGGCGTTTCATCCCACCGGATAAGTGGCGCACAATCGAGTTCCGTTTATCCCATAGGCCAAGTTGTTTCAATAAAGCTTGGGCATGGGGTTTCGCCTGGGCGCGTGTTATTCCATAATAGCCGGCTTGACTGATTAAGATCTGCTCGCAGGTTTCAAAAATATTAAGGTTAAATTCCTGAGGGACTAATCCCAGGCAGGATTTAGCCAACTCGGGTTTTTCATCCAGATCATGACCATAGATATGGATACTGCCCGAGGTTTTTGTCAGTAAGGTGGTTATTAAACCGATGGTGGTCGATTTTCCTGCCCCATTAGCACCCAGCAACGCAAAAAAATCACCGGCCTTGACTCTTAAATCAATGCCTTTTAAGGCTTCGACACCATTCGCATACGTTTTACGCAGCTGGTTAATTTCTAGGGCGTACATAAGAATCTTTGGCAAGCAAATCTCTATTATACACAAGAAGTTGGTTATGAATAATTAGAGAGTAATTTCTTTAGGGATTTTGTTTGAAGATTGGTCCGGATTGCTTCGCTAACCCTTGCAAAGACGGTATTTTCAATGTTGTCCGTACAGGCATTGAATCATTACGTGACTAAGGACATCGACCGTGTCTTCATCCAACCAGTTATGCTATAGCGGGTTTGTCGGGTTGGGCAAACCTCGTGGGGTAGTTCACTGTTAAAACAGACAAACCGGTTCCCACAAGGAAGAATTGACGTGATGAGCTGATCGTTCAGCCCATAAAGGTTTAATTCTCCAGCAAAGGACTCTTGCCAGTCAGCATTAAGATAATAAACACAAGAAATCCGCCGCTCTTTGGTTGTCGCGAATTGATCAACGTGTTTTTTATAGAAAGCCCCCGGTTGGTAAATAGCAAAATGGGTTTCAAAGTCGACCAGGCCTAGAAATAGCGTTTGATTCAGCCTGTCTGCCAGCAGGTT is from Legionella donaldsonii and encodes:
- a CDS encoding 2OG-Fe(II) oxygenase, translating into MIITDQLENEICTQGFHIIDNFLPLEDYQTLRAIANEMHAKGQFKSAKIGRQFGAGHHIAIRNDQICWLDEESANQSIKAYFNKINLLADRLNQTLFLGLVDFETHFAIYQPGAFYKKHVDQFATTKERRISCVYYLNADWQESFAGELNLYGLNDQLITSILPCGNRFVCFNSELPHEVCPTRQTRYSITGWMKTRSMSLVT
- a CDS encoding ABC transporter ATP-binding protein, which codes for MYALEINQLRKTYANGVEALKGIDLRVKAGDFFALLGANGAGKSTTIGLITTLLTKTSGSIHIYGHDLDEKPELAKSCLGLVPQEFNLNIFETCEQILISQAGYYGITRAQAKPHAQALLKQLGLWDKRNSIVRHLSGGMKRRLMIARALIHQPKVLILDEPTAGVDIEIRRSMWEFLTQTNKQGTTIILTTHYLEEAEQLCKHIAIIDQGSIVENTSMNALLKTLRHQTFVFNTESPIEELPVIEPFVTNLVDNYTFELRVDNNWSLNEVFSVLTQHGLRIHSMRNKTNRLEELFLDLIKHGH
- a CDS encoding cellulase family glycosylhydrolase; this translates as MVVKKLIGSLFTLLVSVQCYAFYTQNAVIYDNNNKPVSIDGISWSGFQDSKIFQGLASHPFYAVGDIPTSYNKTYGMLDALVHPWDFIDSGVDHSTGVNFKTVRVPIQPGVLYDTASSVDLNKSISNKAQPTKGNGVFCKTWASTGPNCAAAVSPKEAFWISLAEFKKNNVKVLIDIHHGYGYGDNYRDGTVYNLNQYEADLKSILAEIKARDLSNVIGIDIFNEPYALHWYRNNNSQPAWIKVIATAAKIIQQNNPDLLLFVEGPGPGSGDPDQPVICVKNEELIPDEAYAIINDPANCIAHTKRLEFKGNWGEDFKTLLAKNPARQGNARFDRAGFIQQLKATGLNETAITWLMGDENASHAHLIFSPHVYPREVATWESAPGKPSELRFDWSWGFLKKAGYSVVLGEASWKSTEGLAFFQKALIPYLEKNNLQNNLFFWAVGYLGDTVSMIDPNSAKLDLQAQKLLHQLFNQKIDQGKLSITFADPGFNLTGAAELRLQETGQSYTCSYEGCSFNLAGGTYHLLLADSYQLDNQAHQSYRVKSSTSPIAFQVTEGQNNVLTISLEGEQTGPQPASTIDYQMNLLDESGKPVNNQTVAATIQFHSAFNRQETINCVVEQGHCTTLIYNQTINSKTGTFGIETYHIELPNTVHYLEKTYTLVSEKTDNKLVLPAKPSEIVLNAFYQAGTTSNDQHCTVNLALQNRWEGGAVFQGTITNTSQEPIRNFSFKLSFNPDEIANPMIVNHWLGNHASLVESEGIFTLSAQPSDTSNGLLPGKAQSIGFQLSGNLSQKPTIKVLSCEAE
- a CDS encoding ABC transporter permease, coding for MAIKQQTIALYTLVRRELVRMFRIASQVFLPPVITTALYFMIFGSLMGQRIGPIQGASYSEFIAPGLIMMSVITNAYSNVSTSLFNVRFQKSIEEMLVSPMHNGIILLGYILGGVLRGLIVALLVFLVSCFFVHLDFHSLPLTLFIVLLASALFSLAGFTNAMVARNFDDVMLIPTFVLTPLIYLGGVFYATSMLPPFWEKLSHLNPILYIVNALRYAMIGQQEVNIWFAILIIGFMVILLSALNMVLLKKGVGLRD